The stretch of DNA TGTGGGCCCTAGCATTCCTGCGCGCGGACGAGCCATGTGCGGTGGCCGCCGTCGCCGAACCGACCGGCTCCCTCACTTCCGGAAGGACACCCTCACCATGTCTGCACGACAGACGGACACGGACAGCCGCCGTACCGTGATCAGGACGCTCCTCGGCGGCAGCGCGCTCGCCGCGGTGGCGGGCTCCGCCGCCCTCGGGGTCGGCGCCGCCGAGGCCCAGGCGGCGCCGGCCGGGACCACGGTGGACCCGTTCGAGACCGCCCGGTTCACGCCGAACGGCCGGACCCGGGAGTACTGGATCCAGGCCGATTCCTTCCTGCACAACACCGTGCCCAACGGCGTGGACGGCATGATGGGCACCGCCTACGCCCCGGACCAGACCAGCTTCTGGGCGGTCGGGTTCCGGGCCTACACGCCCGGCTGGGGCGAGCCGTTGGCGGCGGACCTCGGCGTGCGGGGCATCGGTGCGAACAGCGGCATACCCGGCCCGGTCATCCGGGCGGTGGTCGGCGACACCGTCAAGGTGCACTTCCGCAACAACGACGAGCACTACAAGTGGCCGCACAGCATGCACCCGCACGGCGTCCGCTACGACCCGGACAACGACGGCGGCTACCTCGCCGACGCCCCCCAACGCCCCGGCACCGCAGTCGGGTTCGGCGAGACCTACACCTACACCTGGACCTGCCAACCGAGTTCGGTCGGCACCTGGCCGTACCACGACCACTCGGTGCCGCAGACCATCCCCGGCCCGAGCGCCCGGACGGCGGGGAGCCTGGCCGCGGGCAGCATGCCGACGGCCGGCATGCCGGCGGGCGGCATGGCGATGGGCGGCGGAGGTGTGATGGAGATCGGCGCCGAGCTGGGCCTGTTCGGCATCATCGCCGTCACCGACGAGCTCACCCCCGCCGTGGACCGGGAGTTCGTGCTCTTCTTCCACGACGTGTACCAGGCGGACGTGCCCTCCGTCGCCCAGGACCTCGACCTGTTCAACGGCGGCGCCTTCCTCGACAACACCCCCACCTTCACCGCCAAGGTCGGCGAGCGGGTGCGCTGGCGGATCGCCGCCCTCGGCAAGGAGTTCCACGTCTTCCACCTGCACGGCCACCGCTGGCGTAGCGACCAGGGTTACCAGGGCTGGGTGGATTCCCAACTCATCGGGCCCTCCACCACCTTGACCGTGGAGTACACCGAGGACAACCCCGGCGACTGGATCTACCACTGCCACGTCACCGACCACATGATGGGCGGCATGGTGGGCCGCTACCGCGTCACCCGCTGACGGTACTCAGCCAGCGTAGGCCGAGTGGACCTCGGCGCCGGGGCAGCAGGCGGAGTCCTCGTCGGGGAGCACCGTGTGGCAGCCGCCGCACAGCAGGACGGTGTCGGGCTCCTCCGGGCCGATGGTGGAGACATCGTTGGCCCGGACCACCAACTGCCAGGTGTCCCAGGGCTCTTCGCCCTGGGCGTCGATCACGCCGTCGAGCAGGTGGTCGAAGCCGAAGCCCTCGAACCCGGGGTGGCCCTGGGTCCGGGCGCCGGGCTTCAGGAAGTGCTCGACCAGGTAGGCCATCCACTCGGCCGCGGCGTAGAACTTCTCGTGCCCGTTCCACTCGATCGCGGTGCCGTCGGCCGTCGGCTCCCACTTGCACCACAATCCGGGCTGCCCGGCCGGCGGCTTGTTGTGCTCGCGGATGTCGGCATCGCGGCCCTGGCCCGCGTACCCGCTGCCGTCGACGAAGTACGGGCCGTTGGCCCGGTCCATCCGCCGGGTGCCGGCGAACTTCCGCAGGTAGGCGATCTCTTGCGGGTTGAGCGGCGGCTCGACGGCTATCCGGCCGGTGAATTCGGTGGTGTACCCCATGCGGGGAGCGTAGCGGCGCCGTCCGACAGCCCGGGGCGGCCCGGGTCAGGCGTGGGCGGTGGCGGACTTGGCGCAGCCGCCGGGACGCCCGGAGGGTCGGGTTCTGGCTGGTCATCGGGGTGGCTCCAGGGGGTGGTGGGCGATTCGGTGACGACCCTAGGGGCAGCCGTGACCGATTTGCGTTGCCGCCGCATTGCGCCATCTGATGATCCGTCAGAATGGCCACCGGCCTGCGGGGTGGGGTGTGGACGCAGTACTGCCACCTGACCTGGGAGGTTCGACCGATCGATCATGTTGAAAACTGTTGACTCTTGATGTCAGCTCGTGGTCGGATGAGTTTGTTCTTGTTGATGCCGCGCGGGGTGGTGCGGCAGGCCAGGAGGGACCGACGATGGAGCTCCTCACCCGCTTCGCCCAACGCTTCGGCGCGGAGCCGGAGGGTGTCTGGGCGGCACCCGGCCGGGTCAATCTGATCGGCGAACACACCGACTACAACGAGGGCTTCGCCCTCCCGTTCGCGATCGACCGGCACACCCGGGCCGCCGCGAGGCGGCGCACCGACGACACCGTCCGGGTGGCCTCCTCGGCCGCCGGCTTCGCCCCGGTGGAGATCGCCCTGGACGAGGCCGACCCGGAGAAGATCGAGGGCTGGGCCGCCTACCCGCTGGGCGTGCTGCTGGTGCTGCGCGGCCTCGGCCACCGGGTGCCCGGCCTGGACATCATGGTCGAGTCCGAG from Kitasatospora sp. MMS16-BH015 encodes:
- a CDS encoding multicopper oxidase domain-containing protein, giving the protein MSARQTDTDSRRTVIRTLLGGSALAAVAGSAALGVGAAEAQAAPAGTTVDPFETARFTPNGRTREYWIQADSFLHNTVPNGVDGMMGTAYAPDQTSFWAVGFRAYTPGWGEPLAADLGVRGIGANSGIPGPVIRAVVGDTVKVHFRNNDEHYKWPHSMHPHGVRYDPDNDGGYLADAPQRPGTAVGFGETYTYTWTCQPSSVGTWPYHDHSVPQTIPGPSARTAGSLAAGSMPTAGMPAGGMAMGGGGVMEIGAELGLFGIIAVTDELTPAVDREFVLFFHDVYQADVPSVAQDLDLFNGGAFLDNTPTFTAKVGERVRWRIAALGKEFHVFHLHGHRWRSDQGYQGWVDSQLIGPSTTLTVEYTEDNPGDWIYHCHVTDHMMGGMVGRYRVTR